The Lysobacter capsici genome has a segment encoding these proteins:
- a CDS encoding DUF2721 domain-containing protein, with translation MADPLQLSTHYTVVSAMITPAFFLTATASLLVSSNNRLARVVDRMRQQLATLEDTVDERARDYLEARIILHRRRVRLILTCLQLLYGAMTAFVATSLSIGIDQFTDYRITGVPTALAMCGVLLVLAASINLGREARMSVSMLDAEVKREFDRDNPRKNKPSGPA, from the coding sequence ATGGCCGATCCCCTGCAACTGAGCACCCACTACACCGTGGTCTCGGCGATGATCACGCCGGCCTTCTTCCTGACCGCGACCGCCTCGCTGCTGGTCTCGTCCAACAACCGGCTCGCGCGCGTGGTCGACCGCATGCGCCAGCAACTGGCGACGCTGGAGGACACGGTCGACGAACGTGCGCGCGACTACCTGGAAGCGCGGATCATCCTGCACCGCCGCCGGGTGCGGCTGATCCTCACCTGCCTGCAGTTGCTGTACGGCGCGATGACCGCGTTCGTCGCCACCAGCCTGTCGATCGGCATCGACCAGTTCACCGACTACCGGATCACCGGCGTGCCCACCGCCCTTGCGATGTGCGGCGTGCTGCTGGTGCTGGCGGCGTCGATCAACCTGGGCCGCGAGGCGCGCATGAGCGTGAGCATGCTCGACGCCGAAGTGAAGCGCGAATTCGACCGCGACAACCCGCGCAAGAACAAACCTTCGGGTCCGGCGTAA
- the tadA gene encoding tRNA adenosine(34) deaminase TadA: MSQDVVSEQASIDERWMRHALALADRAEREDDEIPVGAVLIAADGTVLGEGWNRNIRSHDPSAHAEIVALREAGSRIGNHRLIGTTLYVTLEPCAMCAMAMVHARVARVVFGASDPKTGAAGSVFDLLTDPRHNHRVVVLGGVLGDEAGTRLTTYFRRKRGKPV; the protein is encoded by the coding sequence ATGAGCCAGGACGTCGTGAGCGAGCAGGCGTCGATCGACGAGCGCTGGATGCGTCACGCGCTGGCGCTGGCCGATCGCGCCGAGCGCGAGGACGATGAAATCCCGGTCGGCGCGGTGCTGATCGCGGCCGACGGCACGGTGCTCGGCGAAGGCTGGAATCGCAACATCCGCAGCCACGATCCCAGCGCGCACGCCGAGATCGTCGCCTTGCGCGAGGCCGGCAGCCGGATCGGCAATCACCGCCTGATCGGCACGACCTTGTACGTAACGCTGGAGCCATGCGCCATGTGCGCGATGGCGATGGTGCATGCGCGGGTCGCGCGGGTGGTCTTTGGTGCGAGCGACCCCAAGACCGGCGCGGCCGGCAGCGTATTCGATCTGCTGACCGATCCACGCCATAACCACCGCGTCGTGGTGCTCGGCGGAGTGCTGGGCGACGAGGCCGGCACGCGGCTGACTACGTATTTCCGGCGCAAGCGCGGCAAGCCGGTCTGA
- a CDS encoding Cache 3/Cache 2 fusion domain-containing protein, with translation MLRHSLRVRLLLPVLALVLIVVAALTIALAMLQANRVRADAGQSIDDQTAALQSLFAVTHSVMLDRVKSSMRLLRHEAARIGSPSVGPQVQVDNRVVNGLVLGGTPQANNFALVDTVTSIAQGTATIFSRSGEDFVRIATNVKKDDGNRAVGTVLDPQGQAIAQIRKGQSFYGVVDILGNPYVTGYDPIFAGADTTRAIGIWYVGYKTDLQALTTVIEDSHVLESGFIAVFDGKGKLRFKSKTGAALGQGQVESIVTDLPQDWVVTKQEVPDWGFTLVTAYPKSDVDRLILKQSLWIGGIGLLVCALLLGLQWSLIQNRVLRPIQRLTAVAEELSIGKWNHTIAEADLKDEIGKLARAISRLSYSVRVAMEKLAKQR, from the coding sequence ATGCTTCGTCACTCGTTGCGGGTACGCCTGCTGCTGCCGGTCCTGGCCCTGGTTCTCATCGTGGTGGCCGCGCTCACCATCGCGCTGGCCATGCTCCAGGCCAACCGGGTCCGCGCCGACGCCGGTCAGTCGATCGACGACCAGACCGCCGCGCTGCAAAGTCTGTTCGCGGTCACCCATTCGGTCATGCTCGACCGAGTGAAATCCTCGATGCGCCTGTTGCGCCACGAAGCCGCGCGCATCGGCAGCCCGAGCGTCGGCCCGCAAGTCCAGGTCGACAACCGCGTGGTCAACGGCCTGGTGCTCGGCGGCACGCCGCAGGCCAACAACTTCGCGCTGGTCGACACCGTCACCTCGATCGCCCAGGGCACCGCGACGATCTTCTCGCGCAGCGGCGAGGATTTCGTGCGCATCGCCACCAACGTCAAGAAGGACGACGGCAATCGCGCGGTCGGCACCGTGCTCGATCCGCAGGGCCAGGCGATCGCGCAGATCCGCAAGGGCCAGAGCTTCTACGGCGTGGTCGACATCCTGGGCAACCCTTACGTCACCGGCTACGACCCGATCTTCGCCGGCGCCGACACCACCCGCGCGATCGGCATCTGGTACGTCGGCTACAAGACCGACCTGCAGGCGCTCACCACGGTGATCGAGGACAGCCACGTGCTGGAATCGGGGTTCATCGCGGTGTTCGACGGCAAGGGCAAGCTGCGCTTCAAGTCCAAGACCGGCGCCGCCCTCGGCCAGGGCCAGGTCGAAAGCATCGTCACCGATCTGCCGCAGGACTGGGTGGTGACCAAGCAGGAGGTCCCGGATTGGGGCTTCACCCTGGTGACGGCCTACCCCAAGAGCGACGTCGATCGGTTGATCCTGAAGCAGTCGCTGTGGATCGGCGGCATCGGCCTGCTGGTGTGCGCATTGCTGCTGGGCCTGCAATGGAGCCTGATCCAGAACCGCGTGTTGCGTCCGATCCAGCGCCTGACCGCGGTGGCCGAAGAACTCAGCATCGGCAAATGGAACCACACCATCGCCGAGGCCGACCTGAAGGACGAGATCGGCAAGCTCGCGCGCGCGATCTCGCGTCTGTCCTACAGCGTTCGCGTGGCGATGGAGAAGCTCGCCAAGCAACGTTGA
- a CDS encoding mechanosensitive ion channel family protein produces MAGDTAKQEIAQAVVPKSLLGLEAGFDIDKLTAWAQTKGLTLLGALAILLIGLWVAKWLSRALERVMTRANMEVTLRGFLRNIAYAAMVVIVAVAALQQVGVPMTSVLAVLGAAGLAIGLALKDSLSNIASGVMLIVLRPFRAGDYVQAAGVEGTVEQIRVFQTRLRTIDNRVIVLPNSLITTAVIVNFTANPKRRIDLTVGVGYDDDLKTAKETLLALANAHANVLPDPAPEVLVTALAESSVNLELRAWVKTANLMRTKSDLTEGIRNELIGKGLNIPYPQRDLHVYHHDADGRPIAELLTKSIADDGDVPTPVTKPKT; encoded by the coding sequence ATGGCGGGCGACACGGCAAAACAGGAGATCGCGCAGGCCGTCGTGCCCAAGTCCCTGCTGGGACTTGAGGCCGGCTTCGACATCGACAAGCTGACCGCCTGGGCGCAGACCAAGGGCCTGACCCTGCTCGGCGCGCTGGCGATCCTGCTGATCGGCCTGTGGGTGGCCAAGTGGCTGTCGCGCGCGTTGGAGCGGGTTATGACCCGCGCCAACATGGAAGTCACCCTGCGCGGTTTCCTGCGCAACATCGCCTATGCGGCGATGGTGGTGATCGTCGCGGTCGCCGCGCTGCAGCAGGTCGGGGTGCCGATGACCTCGGTGCTCGCGGTGCTCGGCGCCGCGGGCCTGGCGATCGGCCTGGCGCTGAAGGACTCGCTGTCCAACATCGCCTCGGGCGTGATGCTGATCGTGCTGCGTCCGTTCCGCGCCGGCGACTACGTGCAGGCCGCGGGCGTGGAAGGCACGGTCGAGCAGATCCGGGTGTTCCAGACCCGCCTGCGCACCATCGACAACCGGGTGATCGTGCTGCCCAACAGCCTGATCACCACCGCGGTCATCGTCAATTTCACCGCCAATCCGAAGCGCCGGATCGACCTCACCGTCGGCGTGGGCTACGACGACGATCTCAAGACCGCCAAGGAAACCCTGCTGGCCCTGGCCAATGCGCACGCGAACGTGCTGCCCGACCCGGCGCCGGAAGTGCTGGTCACCGCGTTGGCCGAAAGCAGCGTCAACCTGGAGCTGCGCGCCTGGGTCAAGACCGCGAACCTGATGCGGACCAAGAGCGACCTCACCGAAGGCATCCGCAACGAGCTGATCGGCAAGGGCCTCAACATCCCGTATCCGCAGCGCGATCTGCACGTGTATCACCACGATGCGGATGGAAGGCCGATCGCGGAGTTGCTGACCAAGTCGATCGCCGACGATGGCGATGTGCCAACTCCTGTCACTAAGCCGAAAACCTGA
- the orn gene encoding oligoribonuclease, with amino-acid sequence MTEKNGPEHRLIWIDLEMTGLDTDRDSILEIATVVTDAQLNVLAQGPELAIAHPLERLQAMDEWNRNQHGKSGLWKRVLEAGVPMLEAETRTVDFLAQWVSPNTSPICGNSICQDRRFLHRCMPRLERYFHYRNLDVSTIKELARRWAPDVLAGLSKDSKHTALSDVMDSIAELRHYRAAMGKLGGLG; translated from the coding sequence ATGACCGAGAAAAATGGACCCGAGCACCGGCTGATCTGGATCGATCTGGAGATGACCGGGCTGGACACCGACCGCGATTCCATCCTGGAAATCGCCACCGTGGTCACCGATGCGCAGCTCAATGTTCTGGCCCAGGGGCCGGAGCTGGCGATCGCCCATCCGCTCGAACGCCTGCAGGCGATGGACGAGTGGAACCGCAACCAGCACGGCAAGTCCGGCCTGTGGAAGCGGGTGCTCGAAGCCGGCGTGCCGATGCTCGAGGCCGAGACCCGGACCGTGGATTTCCTGGCCCAGTGGGTGTCGCCGAACACCTCGCCGATCTGCGGCAATTCGATCTGCCAGGACCGCCGTTTCCTGCATCGCTGCATGCCGCGACTGGAGCGCTACTTCCACTACCGCAATCTCGACGTCAGCACGATCAAGGAACTCGCGCGCCGCTGGGCGCCGGACGTGCTGGCCGGGCTGAGCAAGGACAGCAAGCACACCGCGCTGAGCGATGTGATGGATTCGATCGCCGAGCTCAGGCATTACCGCGCTGCGATGGGCAAGCTGGGCGGGTTGGGCTAG
- a CDS encoding DUF2721 domain-containing protein yields MSQNATLAHYAILTAMLAPAFFLTATASLLLSANNRLARVIDRARVLLKELADSDDAEERDLIERHILRQKKRSRIILRGSQLLYTAISFFVGTSLTVAGDAVLGYRLGVVPTVLAAFGVLSMFAASLLLARESSLAVEAVNEEMDHGHASAMKRWAARPPQP; encoded by the coding sequence ATGAGCCAGAACGCCACCCTCGCCCACTACGCGATCCTGACCGCGATGCTGGCCCCCGCGTTCTTCCTGACCGCGACCGCCTCGCTGCTGCTGTCGGCCAACAACCGCCTGGCGCGAGTGATCGACCGCGCCCGGGTGCTGCTCAAGGAACTGGCCGACAGCGACGACGCCGAGGAACGCGACCTGATCGAGCGCCACATCCTGCGCCAGAAGAAGCGCAGCCGGATCATCCTGCGCGGCAGCCAGCTGCTGTACACCGCGATCAGCTTCTTCGTCGGCACCAGCCTGACCGTCGCCGGCGACGCGGTGCTCGGCTATCGCCTCGGCGTGGTGCCCACCGTGCTCGCCGCGTTCGGCGTGCTGTCGATGTTCGCCGCCAGCCTGCTGCTCGCGCGCGAATCCTCGCTCGCGGTCGAGGCGGTCAACGAGGAAATGGATCACGGCCACGCCAGCGCGATGAAGCGCTGGGCCGCGCGGCCGCCGCAGCCCTGA